One segment of Carya illinoinensis cultivar Pawnee chromosome 13, C.illinoinensisPawnee_v1, whole genome shotgun sequence DNA contains the following:
- the LOC122291003 gene encoding uncharacterized protein LOC122291003: MSISNQEAEFIKCSNRERIEVLEGVNTRVMDILSEVNTTMAELRMAMNATTRDSEEHRRAMETMRRETHESIERIERRLVEGQAPRRDDNAQRRDAFVDGVETSVTESLHDAMHEPPRVELRRGGRVEHDDVAMERWIYGGSHHRSPSTRGRHHDVRYEMPRNEDNHGAKYGYEEERPWGHENRDDRRPLGHENREERRPHYYDQNGGNHGRRFDDGIHDERRGNRTYDRGPKRPKVDFPKFNGGDPYEWLDKVDHYFRVYDVPRRERVSTACFYLEGKASKWWRWIRDQYEKDEKRLGWTAFEKEFLMQFGPSPIVNHHGQLEKLKQEGKVHHYIEEFRQLQTLVRGWSKEALIGTFVDGLKPWLAKEIKLNQPRSLQEVMRMAEILEESTHIEKRHSKDMGSKVSKPLQTKVPWKDKEGEASASKPKPYEVKKLSREEVQERIKKGLCFKCGDKWSKEHKCRAGQAYVLLEDGSNEVEDETHEETSSEELKQERAESSESLGEAELSLNAISGVPRPTSMRVMVWVGKFEVTLLVDSGSTHNFVNSNIVTKIGLKSCAINPFEVKVANGDKLKCEEIVREVKMNIQGVSIVADLHVLALGGLDIVLGNAWLRSVGKVLNDYEKMTMKFKIGSKKKVWTALSPKEIKSCEALVFEKLYKGGAYCVAIVVAKENYLCSVEKSEEEGNKDELEGLPVEVREVLEDHRGVLEVPYNLPPSRIFDHRIVLVDEKKPVNVPPYRYAHFQKGEIERQVDEMLKNGLIRPSTSPFSSPVLLVRKKDGTWRFCTDYRALNEATVKDRFPIPTVDEMLDELHGARIFSKLDLRAGYHQIRMKSEDIHKTAFRTHSGNFEYLVMPFGLCNAPSTFQAAMDTIFKPLLRKFVLVFFDDILVYSKTIEEHKSHLRVVLRILEEHHFFIKASKCAFMERELEYLGHFISGEGVKVDQRKIEAMVEWPLPHDVSALRGFLGLTSYYRRFVKNYGLIAKPLTSLLKKDNFAWTQEAMEAFDELKRAMTTTPVLALPNFEKPFEVYTDVSGEGIGAVLVQEKRPIAFISKALGPMKKAWSTYAREMLAVVHAVKVWRPYLLGRKFTIVTDQQALRHMLKQKIVTPEQQKFLVKLLG; the protein is encoded by the coding sequence ATGAGTATAAGCAATCAAGAGGCCGAGTTCATCAAGTGTTCCAACCGGGAACGAATTGAGGTACTTGAGGGTGTCAATACTAGAGTCATGGACATCCTAAGTGAGGTCAACACCACTATGGCCGAACTTAGAATGGCTATGAATGCTACCACCCGTGATAGTGAAGAGCATAGAAGAGCTATGGAGACTATGAGAAGAGAAACACATGAGAGTATTGAAAGAATTGAGAGAAGGCTTGTAGAAGGCCAAGCCCCACGGCGTGATGATAATGCACAAAGGCGTGATGCTTTTGTGGATGGTGTTGAGACAAGCGTGACCGAGTCTTTGCATGATGCGATGCATGAGCCACCAAGAGTTGAATTGAGAAGAGGTGGGCGTGTAGAGCATGATGATGTTGCCATGGAAAGGTGGATTTATGGTGGAAGCCACCATAGAAGTCCTAGCACTAGAGGAAGACATCATGATGTGAGGTATGAGATGCCTAGAAATGAAGATAACCATGGGGCCAAGTATGGGTATGAAGAGGAGAGGCCTTGGGGCCATGAAAACCGTGATGATAGAAGGCCTTTGGGCCATGAAAACCGAGAGGAGAGAAGGCCTCACTACTATGACCAAAATGGAGGCAATCATGGAAGAAGGTTTGATGATGGAATCCATGATGAGAGGAGGGGAAACCGAACTTATGACCGGGGACCTAAGAGACCAAAGGTGGACTTCCCTAAGTTCAATGGGGGGGATCCATATGAGTGGTTGGATAAAGTGGATCACTACTTCCGTGTCTATGATGTTCCAAGGAGAGAAAGAGTGTCAACGGCTTGTTTTTACTTGGAAGGAAAAGCTAGCAAGTGGTGGAGGTGGATAAGAGATCAATATGAGAAGGATGAAAAGAGGTTGGGATGGACCGCCTTTGAAAAAGAATTCTTGATGCAATTTGGGCCTTCACCAATTGTCAACCATCATGGGCAATTGGAAAAGTTGAAACAAGAGGGAAAAGTACACCATTATATTGAGGAGTTTCGGCAACTCCAAACCTTGGTTAGGGGTTGGTCCAAAGAGGCACTAATTGGTACTTTTGTAGATGGGTTGAAACCTTGGCTTGCCAAGGAGATAAAGTTGAATCAACCAAGAAGTTTACAAGAAGTTATGAGAATGGCGGAGATTCTTGAAGAGAGCACTCACATTGAGAAGCGTCATTCTAAGGATATGGGGAGCAAAGTTTCAAAACCTTTGCAAACCAAAGTTCCTTGGAAAGACAAGGAGGGAGAAGCGAGTGCATCAAAACCAAAGCCATATGAAGTGAAGAAGTTGTCTAGAGAAGAGGTCCAAGAGAGGATAAAGAAAGGTCTTTGTTTCAAATGTGGTGACAAATGGAGCAAAGAACACAAGTGTAGGGCCGGGCAAGCATATGTATTGCTTGAAGATGGAAGCAATGAAGTAGAAGATGAGACGCATGAAGAGACATCTAGTGAAGAGTTGAAGCAAGAGAGGGCCGAATCTAGTGAATCACTAGGGGAGGCCGAATTGTCCTTGAATGCCATTTCGGGTGTACCTAGACCCACTTCAATGAGAGTTATGGTATGGGTAGGGAAGTTTGAGGTGACTCTTTTGGTGGATAGTGGATCCACCCACAACTTTGTCAACTCTAATATTGTCACCAAGATTGGGTTGAAGTCGTGTGCCATAAATCCATTTGAGGTGAAAGTTGCAAATGGAGACAAGTTGAAATGTGAGGAAATTGTTAGGGAAGTGAAGATGAACATACAAGGTGTGAGTATTGTAGCCGACCTTCATGTCTTGGCACTTGGAGGTCTTGATATTGTATTGGGAAACGCTTGGCTTAGAAGCGTTGGGAAAGTGTTGAATGATTATGAGAAAATGACCATGAAATTCAAGATTGGGTCAAAGAAAAAAGTGTGGACAGCATTGTCACCCAAGGAGATCAAGTCTTGTGAAGCTCTTGTGTTTGAGAagttgtacaaaggtggagccTATTGTGTGGCCATTGTAGTGGCCAAGGAAAACTACTTGTGTAGTGTGGAAAAGAGTGAAGAAGAAGGCAACAAAGATGAATTAGAGGGGCTGCCCGTGGAAGTAAGAGAAGTGTTGGAAGATCATAGGGGAGTTCTAGAGgtgccttataatttgccaccatctAGAATTTTTGATCACCGGATTGTGCTTGTTGATGAAAAGAAGCCGGTGAATGTTCCACCTTACCGTTATGCTCATTTTCAAAAAGGGGAGATAGAAAGGCAAGTTGATGAGATGTTGAAAAATGGCTTGATAAGGCCAAGTACTAGTCCTTTTTCCTCTCCCGTGCTACTAGTGAGGAAGAAAGATGGGACATGGAGGTTTTGTACCGATTATAGAGCCTTAAATGAGGCCACAGTGAAGGATAGGTTCCCTATCCCAACTGTGGATGAGATGCTTGATGAACTTCATGGTGCAAGAATCTTTTCCAAGTTGGATTTGAGGGCCGGCTACCAccaaataagaatgaagagtgaaGACATACACAAGACGGCCTTTAGGACACACTCCGGGAACTTTGAGTACCTTGttatgccctttggattgtgtaatgctCCTTCCACTTTCCAAGCCGCCATGGACACAATTTTCAAGCCATTGTTGAGGAAGTTTGTGTTGGTCTTTTTTGATGACATCTTGGTTTACTCCAAGACTATTGAAGAACACAAGAGCCACTTGAGAGTTGTGTTGAGGATCTTGGAAGAACACCACTTCTTTATAAAGGCTTCCAAATGTGCCTTTATGGAGAGGGAACTAGAGTATCTTGGCCATTTCATCTCGGGGGAGGGGGTGAAAGTGGATCAAAGGAAGATTGAGGCCATGGTTGAATGGCCACTACCTCATGATGTTTCGGCCTTGAGGGGTTTCTTGGGGTTGACCAGCTATTATAGGCGATTTGTGAAGAACTATGGGCTTATTGCTAAGCCACTTACATCCTTGTTGAAGAAGGATAACTTTGCATGGACCCAAGAGGCAATGGAGGCCTTTGATGAGTTGAAGAGGGCTATGACAACCACTCCCGTGCTAGCACTACCTAACTTTGAGAAGCCTTTTGAGGTTTACACCGATGTGAGTGGTGAAGGGATAGGGGCtgttttggttcaagaaaaGAGACCAATAGCCTTTATTTCTAAGGCACTTGGACCTATGAAGAAAGCTTGGAGTACCTATGCTAGGGAGATGCTAGCGGTTGTGCATGCCGTGAAGGTGTGGAGGCCTTATCTGTTGGGAAGGAAGTTTACTATTGTCACAGATCAACAAGCATTGAGGCATATGCTTAAGCAAAAGATAGTGACACCTGAGCAACAAAAGTTCTTGGTGAAGTTGCTTGGTTGA